The Neoasaia chiangmaiensis sequence GGCGTTCCAGATCGCGCGTCATCTGACGTGACGCCTGCTCGACGCGCTCGTTCATCAGTTCGTCGGCGATTTCGCTCGGCGTCTGCTGGGCGACGTTCTTGTCCTGCCGCTGGCAGACCATCAGCACGGCGATACCATCCGTCGAAACGAGAGGACGGCTGACCTGGCCGACCGGCAAGGTCGACAGAACCTGACGCATCTGCGGGTTCAGGCGGTCCAGCATGACGGCGCCGGGATCGCTCGGATGCTTGTCCGCCGCGCCGAGCGACTTGTTGAGCGCTGCCATCTGGTCGCAGCTATGCACCGTGCTCGGTGCTGCCGAAGCATGTTGCAACTGGATCTTCTGCTGGTCCGTCGGGGCCTGCGGATTGAGCGGCGCGTCGAAAGGATAAAAAGCCTGACGCAGCGTGACCATGGTGGCCATCTGATGGCCGATGGTCCGCTTCGCCGCGACCGTGGCGATCACATAGCCGCCCGGCACGCGGATGGGGTTGGAGATCGCGCCGATCGGCATCTGCTTGACGATTTCCGCCACCGGCGGGTCGAGGCTGTCCTCCTGCACCCAGCCCATCGCACCGCCGTTCAAGGCCGTCTGCGACTGGGAGAACTGCGCCGCGACGATCGGGAAGGGCGCGCCTTCGCGAAGCTGCGAGATGATCGTCTTGGTAAAATCGAGTTCCGTCTGGTCATGCCGCGGATCGGCAACCGGGATGAAGATTTCACTGACGTTATATTGCGGGCGACCTTCCTCGGCGCGTAACGCGTTCTCACGCTGGGAGATCTGTTGTGCCGTGATATGGCCACCACCGCCGATCTCTTCCCGAAGGACTTGCATCCAGCCAAGTTGCACGCGGATCTGATCGATCAGCGTCGTCAGCGATACGCCATCCTGCGCCAGCTTGTCGCGCAGGGCGTTCTTCGGCATGCCGTTACGCTGTTCGATGCCTGCGATGGACTGCGCGATCTGTTCCGGCTCGATGTTGATATGACGCTTGAGGATTTCCTGCGTCTTGTATCGTTCCTCAATCAGCTGATGCACGATCTGCGGTCGCAGGCGCGCCATCAGTTCGGGGCTGATGGAAAGGCCGGTCGACAGGGCGAACAGGCGGCCCCGGTTATCCACGTCCCGCTGTGTCAGCACCTGGCCGTTGACGACGGCGATGATCGCGTCTTCCGGCGGGGTGGCGACCGGTTTCGCGGCTTCCTTCGCCGTGCCGGCATCGGCGTGACGCGCATGATGGTGTGCTGGCGCCGCCATGGCGAATGCCGGGAAGGCCGCACAGGCCAGCAGGCAGAGCCGCGCAATCCTGGGGCGCCCGACTGGCGGCCGGCCGCGCTTGGCAGCTTGGTCGAAAGGGGTCATCTCAGATCCGTCAGCCGTTGATTCCAAAAGTACCGATTGTCTTGAACGTGAAGTTGAACAGCACGGTGGTGTTCCGCTGCTGCCCGCCGATCGTGGTATATTGCTTGATCGCCAGGATGTCCAAGCCGAAGCAGTCGTTGCTGTATCCCAGATCGCCGCCGACGCTGACGAATTCGTGGCGCGAGATCGAGCGGCGACCGTAGACCGACGCGTGGTATTGCCGCCAACGCGTTGAAATCCCGGCCGAAACCTCGTTCGTCGGCGTGTAATACACGCTGGTCGGGCCACTGACGCGATAATTTTCCGCATAATAATAATACGGTGTGACGGGCTGGTAGATGTAGCCCGCATTCACGTGGAAGATCGGCACACCAACACTCAATAGGCCTTCGCCGTAATCCAGCCGCCCATGCCAGGGATCGTATCGGCCGCGCGCCGTCAGGTCCAGATACTGGTTCGGGCTCAGACGGATGCGCCCGACCGGGTCGGAGGCATGGTGGTCCAGCCCGGAATAGGGGATGCGGTTGTGGTCGATGTGCTGCTGGAGACTTTCACCAACCAGAAGGTCGATGACATGCCCGTTCCATGTCCAGTTGCCGTGAACGCCGACATTGCCGCGCAGGCCGCCGTCCAGACGGTCCGTGCCCAGATAGCGGTTGAGCGAGAACAGCGTGCTGTCGGTAAATTCGTAGGACAAGCTGTCTTCGTTCGGCATGTAGCTGTTGGCGCTGTTGCCTGTATTGGGGGCCGCGATCGCCTGCACGATCGGCTCGACGATCTGGGTTCCGTGCCCGCGCGCAAAACTGCGCAGGAACGGCCAGTTCAGCTTCAGGGCGACCGTCGGCAGCACCTGCCCGGTCACCTGATTCTTGCCCGTGCCATAATAGGTCGGCTGCTTGTAGAGCTGGTTGCCGCGATAGACCGTTGAATCCAGCCGCATGGTGAGCAGCCAGATCTGGCCGAGCCTGTTGCGGAAGGGACGATCCCAGTTCATCTCCAGCTGGCCGCGCTGATCCGACACGCCGGACGCGCGATAGAGGTCGAAATCTGTCGTGCGCGCCGAGAACGTGCCGCCCCAGGCATCGGGCCGCCCCTGGAAATTATAGCTGAAACGCGGCAGGACGAACGGCAGTTCGGAGTCACGGATAACGCCCTGGTTCAGGCCTTGATAGAAGGCGGAGTCGAGGCGCGCGTAGGAGCCGATGCCGAAGCCTTCGACGAAGGCGTTCGAATTCAGGTATTCGTTACCATATCCGGAAATACGATAATCGCGCATGTAGTTGGCGGATGTCGCGAGATTGGCATTCACCCCGGCGCGCCAGTTGCGGTTGATCGAGAACAGTCCCTGAGCGCGTAGATAGCCCTGCAACCCGTGTTCGTCTGAGGAGCCCGTGTCCTCGCCGAAGGTGTTGACGTACGAGCCCTGACGATGCGTGTCATAGGCGAAGCCGCCGATGACGTTGATCTTGCCGAAGTTGAGATTGTTCCGGTACTGGCCGCTCAGCTGCGGGCCTGTCCGGGTGGAAATCAACGCCTGGGCCGTCAAATCCTGCTGCTTGTCGATCGCCCAGAAATACGGGATCGTCGCATAGGTGCCTAGGTAACGGTCATGCGGGCTGATCCCCGGCATCAGGAAGCCGCTTTGCCGCTTCACCGACGGGTCGGACATCGAGAAGATCGGCAGATACACGACGGGAATGCCGAACATATCCAGCCAGGCATGGCTGAACTCGATTCGCTGATGTTCCTTGTCCTGAATGGCGTCATAGGCCCGGAGTTGCCAGAACGGCGGCATTTCCGGGTTCTTGGCGCAGATTTCGCACGCCGTGTAAACGGCGCGGCTCATGTCGTTGATGACGCCGTTGGTGCGACGCATACCGTTCGCCGCCAGCTTCGCATTGTCCTGCATGCGGATGTAGATGGCCGTGGCGATGCCTTCGTGCATGCCGTTGCTCAACTCGACATAATCGGCGTAGGTCGTGCTGCCGTCAGGCTCTACGATCGCCACGTGGCCGCGCGCCGCCATGACACCGGTGCTGCGGTCGTAGGTGATCTTGTCCGCCCGCAGCGCGTGCTCGCCCTGCCAGACCTGAACGTTGCCGGACCACGTCATCAGGCCGGACTTCTGATAGGACTCGTGATCGGTCAGATACGTGACCGGATCGGCGGAGGAGGTCGGCTTGCCGATCTGGACGGTGGGACCGGCCTGGCTTTTCGTGGCGGCGTTGGAGTCGGCTGGCGCGCCGAGCGTTGCCGAGCCGGCAAGCATCGTCGCGGCCATCCAGCGCCCGCGCGCCCGCAGGCGCCTCTTCCGTTTCGTCGTCACCGCGCCGCGCGCAATCGACATCAACCGTCCTCCAGATGCAGCAGCAGCGATATCGCCAAACAAAGTCCCGCGCCAGTCGGCGCCCACGCGGCAAGCATGGGCGGTAATGCGCCCGAATCGCCGAATTGCGCCGCCACTTTCGAGACGGTGAACAACAGGAAACCCGTTGCGATGCCCGATCCCAGCATGCGCGCCACGCCACCGCGTCGCGTCGGTCGCATGGAGAAACCGGCCGATACCAATGCCATCGTTCCGGTCAGGATGGGAAGCGCCAGAAGTGTCTGAAAATGCAATCGGTGACGAATCGACGAAAATCCGGAGCGGTCGAGAAGCCGGATGAAGCCCGGCAGCGTCCAGATGGAAAGGGTTTCGGGAGAGGCGAAGCTCTCCTCGACGCGCGCCACGGTCAGATTGGTGGGGAGCGCATAATCGCCGATGCGAACGGGGAGATGATCGGGGCGGATCGTGCTCGCATCCTCGAGTTGCCAGTGCTTGTGCGCAAGAACACCGCGTGGCGCTTCGATGCGCAGCACGAGATGATCGTGATCGTCCAGCCGGAAGATGCTGATATTGGTGACGTTCAGGACGCCATCGCGCAGATGCACGTCGCGCGCATGCAGGATCGCGACCCCGCGGGACTCTGCCGTGTCGTCGGGCTGGCGCGTCCACAGGGCGCCGCCATTAAGCGCCAGGGGGCCGCCGCCCGTCTTGAGGTAGGTCTCGTCCAGCAATTCCGCCTTGCGGAACATGAAGGATGAAAGTGGCGACAGCCCGGCTGTCGCCAGACCGCCGATCAGCAGGGCGCAGGCCAGAGGCGCGGCGAGGAACTGCCAGGCGGAGATGCCGGCGGCGCGTGCGACGATGAGTTCCGACGAACGTGTCAGCCGCCAGAAGCAGACGATGCCGCCCAGAAGCACACCGAACGGCAGGATCATGATGATGAAATAGGGAACATGCAGCCCGGCGATTTCCGTCACTAGTCGTGTCGGCACGTTCGGCTTGGTTGCAACGCGGCGTAACAGGTCGATGAAATCGAACAGGGAGACCAGACCCGTCAATGCCATAATCATGGCGACGACGGAAAGTGTGAACTGTCGCGCAATATAAAGGGACAATGTGACGGAGACGCCCGTTGTCCAGCGGCGATGCAATGCGCGCGCGCGATCAGCGGCCACGATGGCGCTCTCCATTCGCTGTTGGCACTGCCGGTCCGCCGCCCAGCATGGCGCAACGGTTCTCGCGCCATTCGGTGCCGAAAAGCCAGGCTGCGCCAGCCAGGGCCGGAAGCCCGGCCACGATCCAGATCAGCGGTACGAGATGCAGATTGCGGCCGGCGAGATTTTGCAGCATCAGCGAAAGGGCAAGCAGCCCTACGACGCCGAAAATGGCGATGAGCGGCCGCTTGAAGCTGCCATGCCGGGAGAAGACGCCGCCCAGTGCCGCCACCATGCCGATCATGGAGAAGGACAGCACCGTCAGCGGTGAGCTGAGACGCCGCCATGCCTCGACCGCGAACTTGCCGCGATCGCGTTCGGCGACCTCGTGCGGGTCCGGGCGCAGCAGTTCATGGAGCGACATTTCGGAAGCGTCGCGCAATTCGGCGCTGTCCTTCTTGTTCGGCGTCAGGTCGACGGTATTGCGCGCGAAGCTCAGGACATTGAGGCGCCCGGTCTTGCGGTCGATCTCCTGCCGCGAGCCGTTGTAGAGCACGACGCGCGGCTGGTTGTCGATTACAACCATCGAACCGTGCTCCGCCAGGATGGTCGCATGGGCGTCCGGCTGGCGGTCGTCCTCCACCAGAATGCCATGCAGCTCGCCACTGCGCTCACGCGTGCGGACATAGACGGTCATGTCCTGCGAAAGCTGGGTGAACACGCCGTCCTGCAGGAGAAACGCCGCCATCCTGTTACGGATCTGGAATTCGTAGCGCCGAAATTCATGATAGGCGGTCGGCACCAGCCACAGATTGAGCACGTAGCACAGCAACGTGGCCGCGACGGCACAGATGATGCCCGGTCGCGCCAGCTGGAATGACGACAGCCCTGCGGCGCGCATGACCGTCAGCTCCCGGTCGCCCGCCATCCGCTGGTAGCCGAACAGCACGACGAGGAAGGTCGTGATCGGCAGGATGACCGCGACGAAACCTGGGATGAGGAGCGATGTCAGCCCCAGGAATGTCCGCAGCGACAGGCCGCGATCAACCACGAGGGACACGAATCGCAATGACTGCATCAGCCAGATCAGCGCCACGGCGCCGCCGGTCATTGCCGCGAGCCCGATGACGAGCTGGCGGATGACGTAGCGATCAAGCAGCGGCAGCTTGAAGGAAGAGGTCGCACGGGACGATGTGGCAGGGGCCGAAGCGGGCATCGGCATTATCTAGCCTTCCGGCGCGATCCGCAAAAGCGACAAATCGCTTGCGGATGTAACAAGCCGACAGGGAACCCGGTCAGGCAGGCGGCAGAACCTTTCCGGGGTTCAGGCGACCTGCGGGATCGAACGCTTCCTTGATCCGGCGCATCAGGGCCAGTTCCGCGCCGCCACGCCATGTTTCCATCATGTCGGTCTTCAACTGTCCGACACCGTGTTCGGCGGAGAATGAACCGTCCAGATCGTGCACGACCCGGTGGATGGCATCGGTCAGGGCCTTGCCGTCCCGGAGGAATGTCGCGCCTTCCATCTCTGCCGGCTGCACGAGATTGAAGTGGATGTTGCCGTCACCGACATGGCCGAAAGGCGCGATGCGTACATCGGGCATGATCGCGGCACAGGCCGCCGTCGCCTGCGTGAGAAGGGTGGGCACGGCGGGAACCGGCACCGAGATGTCGTGCTTGATCGAGGCACCGGCCAGGCGTTGCGCTTCCGACTGTTCCTCGCGCAGACGCCACAGTGCCTCGGCCTGGGTCATGTTCTCGGCCAGAACGGCGTCAACGACGGTTTCGGTCTCCAGCGCTTCCTCGAGAGCGGCCTCCAGCGTATCGCGCAGGTCTTTCTGTCGGCTGGCCAGTTCGAGCAGGACATAGCAGGGTGCCCGTTCCGAAAACGGGAAGTTCAGCCCCTCCACTTCCGTCAGGGCCAGATCCATGGCCACGCCCGAAATATATTCGAAGGCTTCGAGCACATCGCCCGCATGTTGCTGGAAGATGCGGAACAGCCTGAGCACGGACGCGTCGTCGGGCAGGGCGCAGAGCGCGATTTCGCGCGCCGTCAGTGCCGGGCGCAATTTCAGGCGCGCGCGCGTAATCAGCGCCAGCGTTCCTTCGGAGCCGACCAGTAACTGACGAAGCGCATAGCCCGTATTGTCCTTGCGCAGGGAGCGCAGCAGGTTGAGCGGCGTGCCGTCCACGCAGATCGCCTCGATCCCGGCGACAAGCTCGCGCGCCGAGCCGTAGCGAAGGGCCTTGCTGCCGCCCGCGTTCGTGGCCAGAACGCCACCGATCTGCGCCGAACCTTCGGCCGCGATCGATAGCGGCAGCACCATGCCGGCGGCGGCGGCGGCGTCCTGCGCCGCGGCGAGTGTCACGCCGGCGTCCACGATCATCGTGCCGTCCGTCGCATCGACCTCGCCGATCGTGTTCATGCGCGCGAAGGATACGACGATATTGACCCCGGAGCCGGACGGCGTGGCGCCGCCGCAAAGGCCCGTATTGCCGCCCTGGGGCACGATATCGATCCGGATCCCGGCCGCCGCGCAAATGCGCAAT is a genomic window containing:
- a CDS encoding FAD-binding oxidoreductase; the protein is MPDNQAAVLSRLADCLGPGGLLTDPDQIAPYCRDWRSLFHGTALAVMRPADATALSEALRICAAAGIRIDIVPQGGNTGLCGGATPSGSGVNIVVSFARMNTIGEVDATDGTMIVDAGVTLAAAQDAAAAAGMVLPLSIAAEGSAQIGGVLATNAGGSKALRYGSARELVAGIEAICVDGTPLNLLRSLRKDNTGYALRQLLVGSEGTLALITRARLKLRPALTAREIALCALPDDASVLRLFRIFQQHAGDVLEAFEYISGVAMDLALTEVEGLNFPFSERAPCYVLLELASRQKDLRDTLEAALEEALETETVVDAVLAENMTQAEALWRLREEQSEAQRLAGASIKHDISVPVPAVPTLLTQATAACAAIMPDVRIAPFGHVGDGNIHFNLVQPAEMEGATFLRDGKALTDAIHRVVHDLDGSFSAEHGVGQLKTDMMETWRGGAELALMRRIKEAFDPAGRLNPGKVLPPA
- the lptF gene encoding LPS export ABC transporter permease LptF, which encodes MPASAPATSSRATSSFKLPLLDRYVIRQLVIGLAAMTGGAVALIWLMQSLRFVSLVVDRGLSLRTFLGLTSLLIPGFVAVILPITTFLVVLFGYQRMAGDRELTVMRAAGLSSFQLARPGIICAVAATLLCYVLNLWLVPTAYHEFRRYEFQIRNRMAAFLLQDGVFTQLSQDMTVYVRTRERSGELHGILVEDDRQPDAHATILAEHGSMVVIDNQPRVVLYNGSRQEIDRKTGRLNVLSFARNTVDLTPNKKDSAELRDASEMSLHELLRPDPHEVAERDRGKFAVEAWRRLSSPLTVLSFSMIGMVAALGGVFSRHGSFKRPLIAIFGVVGLLALSLMLQNLAGRNLHLVPLIWIVAGLPALAGAAWLFGTEWRENRCAMLGGGPAVPTANGERHRGR
- a CDS encoding LPS-assembly protein LptD — protein: MSIARGAVTTKRKRRLRARGRWMAATMLAGSATLGAPADSNAATKSQAGPTVQIGKPTSSADPVTYLTDHESYQKSGLMTWSGNVQVWQGEHALRADKITYDRSTGVMAARGHVAIVEPDGSTTYADYVELSNGMHEGIATAIYIRMQDNAKLAANGMRRTNGVINDMSRAVYTACEICAKNPEMPPFWQLRAYDAIQDKEHQRIEFSHAWLDMFGIPVVYLPIFSMSDPSVKRQSGFLMPGISPHDRYLGTYATIPYFWAIDKQQDLTAQALISTRTGPQLSGQYRNNLNFGKINVIGGFAYDTHRQGSYVNTFGEDTGSSDEHGLQGYLRAQGLFSINRNWRAGVNANLATSANYMRDYRISGYGNEYLNSNAFVEGFGIGSYARLDSAFYQGLNQGVIRDSELPFVLPRFSYNFQGRPDAWGGTFSARTTDFDLYRASGVSDQRGQLEMNWDRPFRNRLGQIWLLTMRLDSTVYRGNQLYKQPTYYGTGKNQVTGQVLPTVALKLNWPFLRSFARGHGTQIVEPIVQAIAAPNTGNSANSYMPNEDSLSYEFTDSTLFSLNRYLGTDRLDGGLRGNVGVHGNWTWNGHVIDLLVGESLQQHIDHNRIPYSGLDHHASDPVGRIRLSPNQYLDLTARGRYDPWHGRLDYGEGLLSVGVPIFHVNAGYIYQPVTPYYYYAENYRVSGPTSVYYTPTNEVSAGISTRWRQYHASVYGRRSISRHEFVSVGGDLGYSNDCFGLDILAIKQYTTIGGQQRNTTVLFNFTFKTIGTFGING
- a CDS encoding peptidylprolyl isomerase codes for the protein MTPFDQAAKRGRPPVGRPRIARLCLLACAAFPAFAMAAPAHHHARHADAGTAKEAAKPVATPPEDAIIAVVNGQVLTQRDVDNRGRLFALSTGLSISPELMARLRPQIVHQLIEERYKTQEILKRHINIEPEQIAQSIAGIEQRNGMPKNALRDKLAQDGVSLTTLIDQIRVQLGWMQVLREEIGGGGHITAQQISQRENALRAEEGRPQYNVSEIFIPVADPRHDQTELDFTKTIISQLREGAPFPIVAAQFSQSQTALNGGAMGWVQEDSLDPPVAEIVKQMPIGAISNPIRVPGGYVIATVAAKRTIGHQMATMVTLRQAFYPFDAPLNPQAPTDQQKIQLQHASAAPSTVHSCDQMAALNKSLGAADKHPSDPGAVMLDRLNPQMRQVLSTLPVGQVSRPLVSTDGIAVLMVCQRQDKNVAQQTPSEIADELMNERVEQASRQMTRDLERRSVIQMRPQAS
- the lptG gene encoding LPS export ABC transporter permease LptG — protein: MAADRARALHRRWTTGVSVTLSLYIARQFTLSVVAMIMALTGLVSLFDFIDLLRRVATKPNVPTRLVTEIAGLHVPYFIIMILPFGVLLGGIVCFWRLTRSSELIVARAAGISAWQFLAAPLACALLIGGLATAGLSPLSSFMFRKAELLDETYLKTGGGPLALNGGALWTRQPDDTAESRGVAILHARDVHLRDGVLNVTNISIFRLDDHDHLVLRIEAPRGVLAHKHWQLEDASTIRPDHLPVRIGDYALPTNLTVARVEESFASPETLSIWTLPGFIRLLDRSGFSSIRHRLHFQTLLALPILTGTMALVSAGFSMRPTRRGGVARMLGSGIATGFLLFTVSKVAAQFGDSGALPPMLAAWAPTGAGLCLAISLLLHLEDG